One genomic region from Clostridium saccharobutylicum DSM 13864 encodes:
- the map gene encoding type I methionyl aminopeptidase — translation MIIIKNHDEISLMRKAGKIVGETLLLLEKEVKPGITTADLDRMAEEFITKHGAKPSFKGLYGFPSSLCISVNEQVIHGFPGAYVLKDGDIVSIDCGACINGFHGDAARTFPVGKISSEAQKLIDVTKESFFRGIKFAKEGNKLTDISHEIQSYVEAAGFSVVRDFVGHGIGRNVHEDPNVPNFGKSGKGPKLVNGMVLAIEPMVNAGTHKVKTLKDRWTVVTADSCLSAHYENTVAILSDEPEILTLIK, via the coding sequence ATGATTATAATAAAGAATCATGATGAAATATCCCTAATGAGAAAAGCAGGTAAAATAGTAGGAGAAACATTGCTATTGCTTGAAAAAGAGGTAAAACCCGGTATAACAACTGCAGATTTAGACAGAATGGCAGAAGAATTTATAACTAAGCATGGAGCAAAACCTTCATTTAAAGGCTTATATGGTTTTCCTTCGTCACTATGTATCTCAGTAAATGAGCAAGTAATACATGGATTTCCAGGAGCATATGTTCTAAAAGATGGAGACATAGTTAGTATTGACTGTGGCGCATGTATAAATGGATTTCATGGAGATGCTGCAAGAACCTTTCCGGTTGGAAAGATTTCAAGTGAAGCTCAAAAATTAATTGATGTAACAAAAGAGAGTTTCTTTCGAGGTATAAAATTTGCTAAAGAGGGAAATAAATTAACTGATATATCACATGAGATACAAAGCTACGTAGAAGCGGCAGGTTTCTCAGTTGTAAGAGATTTTGTTGGTCATGGGATTGGACGAAATGTTCACGAAGATCCTAATGTGCCTAATTTCGGTAAGTCTGGTAAAGGTCCAAAACTAGTTAATGGTATGGTATTAGCAATAGAACCTATGGTTAATGCAGGTACACATAAAGTTAAAACTTTAAAGGATAGATGGACAGTTGTAACAGCAGATTCTTGCTTATCAGCACATTATGAAAATACAGTTGCAATTTTGTCAGATGAACCTGAAATATTA
- a CDS encoding adenylate kinase, which translates to MKIVLLGPPGAGKGTQAKSISNKYSIPHISTGDIFRKNISENTPLGIEAKSYMDKGQLVPDEVTINMVKDRLQQDDCKSGYLLDGFPRTVAQAEALNCFLLERGEQLDTALLIKVPSEFILERMTGRRVCPSCGASYHVKFNPPTNEGKCNLCGNEVIQRKDDTVETVKERLDVYEKETQPLINFYDNKKLLSEVDGTQAINEVFRGICEILGNNK; encoded by the coding sequence GTGAAGATAGTATTACTAGGTCCTCCGGGGGCTGGAAAGGGAACACAGGCTAAATCAATCAGTAATAAATATTCAATACCACATATTTCTACCGGAGATATTTTTAGAAAGAACATTTCTGAAAACACTCCTTTAGGAATAGAGGCTAAAAGCTATATGGATAAAGGTCAATTAGTTCCTGATGAAGTTACTATAAATATGGTAAAAGATAGATTACAGCAGGATGATTGTAAGAGTGGATATTTATTAGATGGTTTTCCTAGAACTGTGGCTCAGGCTGAAGCTCTTAACTGTTTCCTTCTAGAAAGAGGAGAACAATTAGATACTGCATTATTAATTAAAGTACCTAGTGAGTTCATTCTAGAAAGAATGACAGGTAGAAGAGTATGTCCATCATGTGGAGCAAGTTATCATGTTAAATTTAATCCTCCAACTAATGAAGGAAAATGTAACTTGTGTGGAAATGAAGTTATACAAAGAAAAGACGATACAGTTGAAACTGTAAAGGAAAGACTTGATGTATATGAAAAAGAAACACAACCATTAATTAATTTTTATGATAATAAAAAATTACTTTCAGAAGTAGATGGAACACAAGCTATCAACGAAGTTTTCAGAGGAATATGTGAAATTTTAGGGAATAACAAATAA